The following coding sequences lie in one Burkholderia cepacia genomic window:
- a CDS encoding lysophospholipid acyltransferase family protein: MRFVRSLLLLIYFVLYTVPYATACFIAFPFMRPDARYWMAAGWCKSTLWVVRWLNGIRYRIEGYENLPDGPAVLLSKHQSAWETLAFPALMPKPLCYVFKRELLYVPFFGWALGLLHMVNINRKEGKNAFTSVIRQGKKRLSEGAWMIMFPEGTRTPVGKQGKYKTGGARFAIETGAPVVPIAHNAGRVWPRNSFTKFPGVVTVSIGKPIPSDGLTPDVLNSQVEAWIEAEMRRIDPDSYRQAGNAGSRDAARA, encoded by the coding sequence ATGCGCTTCGTCCGCTCCCTGCTGCTGCTGATCTACTTCGTCCTGTATACGGTGCCGTACGCCACCGCGTGCTTCATCGCCTTTCCGTTCATGCGCCCCGACGCGCGCTACTGGATGGCGGCCGGCTGGTGCAAGTCCACGCTGTGGGTCGTGCGCTGGCTGAACGGCATCCGCTACCGGATCGAAGGCTACGAGAACCTGCCCGACGGCCCGGCCGTGCTGCTGTCGAAGCACCAGTCCGCGTGGGAGACGCTCGCGTTTCCGGCGCTGATGCCGAAGCCGCTCTGCTATGTGTTCAAGCGCGAGTTGCTGTACGTGCCGTTCTTCGGCTGGGCGCTCGGGCTGCTGCACATGGTCAACATCAACCGCAAGGAAGGCAAGAACGCGTTCACGTCGGTGATCCGCCAGGGCAAGAAGCGCCTGTCGGAAGGCGCATGGATGATCATGTTCCCGGAAGGCACCCGCACGCCGGTCGGCAAGCAGGGCAAGTACAAGACGGGCGGCGCGCGCTTCGCGATCGAAACCGGCGCGCCGGTCGTGCCGATCGCGCACAATGCAGGTCGGGTGTGGCCGCGCAACTCGTTCACGAAATTCCCGGGCGTCGTCACCGTGTCGATCGGCAAGCCGATCCCCAGCGACGGGCTGACACCCGATGTATTGAACTCGCAGGTCGAAGCATGGATCGAAGCGGAAATGCGCCGCATCGATCCCGATTCCTATCGCCAGGCGGGCAATGCCGGCTCGCGCGATGCCGCGCGTGCCTGA
- the glyQ gene encoding glycine--tRNA ligase subunit alpha has product MLTFQQIILTLQSYWDKQGCALLQPIDMEVGAGTSHVHTFLRAVGPEPWRAAYVQPSRRPKDGRYGENPNRLQHYYQYQVVLKPAPENILDLYLGSLEALGFDLKQNDVRFVEDDWENPTLGAWGLGWEVWLNGMEVTQFTYFQEVGGLECKPVLGEITYGLERLAMYLQKVENVYDLVWTEWEEQGPNGPELRRLSYGDVYHQNEVEQSTYNFEHANVDLLFTFFNSYEAEAKKMIDAQLALPAYELVLKAGHTFNLLDARGAISVTERAAYIGRIRALSRLVAQAYYDSREKLGFPMLGNPPGVPGLTTDAQDAAQPAWAPPLKVERKIDQD; this is encoded by the coding sequence ATGCTTACGTTTCAGCAAATCATCCTGACGCTGCAGTCCTACTGGGACAAGCAGGGTTGCGCCCTGCTCCAGCCCATCGACATGGAAGTCGGCGCGGGCACGTCGCACGTCCACACGTTCCTGCGCGCGGTCGGCCCCGAGCCGTGGCGCGCCGCGTACGTGCAGCCGTCGCGCCGCCCGAAGGACGGCCGCTACGGCGAGAACCCGAACCGCCTGCAGCACTACTACCAGTACCAGGTCGTGCTCAAGCCGGCGCCGGAAAACATCCTCGACCTGTACCTCGGCTCGCTCGAAGCGCTCGGCTTCGACCTGAAGCAGAACGACGTGCGCTTCGTCGAGGACGACTGGGAAAACCCGACGCTCGGCGCGTGGGGCCTCGGCTGGGAAGTGTGGCTGAACGGGATGGAAGTCACGCAGTTCACGTACTTCCAGGAAGTCGGCGGCCTCGAATGCAAGCCGGTGCTCGGCGAGATCACGTACGGCCTCGAACGCCTCGCGATGTACCTGCAGAAGGTCGAGAACGTGTACGACCTCGTGTGGACCGAATGGGAAGAGCAAGGCCCGAACGGCCCCGAGCTGCGCCGCCTGTCGTACGGCGACGTGTACCACCAGAACGAGGTCGAGCAGTCGACCTACAACTTCGAGCACGCGAACGTCGACCTGCTGTTCACGTTCTTCAACAGCTACGAAGCGGAAGCGAAGAAGATGATCGACGCGCAGCTCGCGCTGCCCGCGTACGAACTCGTGCTGAAGGCCGGCCACACGTTCAACCTGCTCGACGCGCGCGGCGCGATCTCGGTCACCGAGCGTGCGGCGTACATCGGCCGCATCCGCGCACTGTCGCGTCTCGTCGCACAGGCTTACTACGACTCGCGCGAGAAGCTCGGCTTCCCGATGCTCGGCAACCCGCCGGGCGTGCCGGGCCTCACCACCGACGCCCAGGACGCCGCGCAGCCGGCATGGGCGCCGCCGCTCAAGGTCGAACGCAAGATCGATCAGGACTGA
- the gmhB gene encoding D-glycero-beta-D-manno-heptose 1,7-bisphosphate 7-phosphatase yields MPISPNRKLVVLDRDGVINVDSDAFIKTPDEWIALPGSLEAIARLNHAGYRVVVATNQSGIGRGLFDMATLNEMHLKMHRAAAAVGARIDAVFFCPHTAEDHCDCRKPKPGMMQMIAERFEIDPDHTPVVGDSLRDLQAGVAVGFKPHLVLTGKGKKTLAAGNLPPGTKVHDDLRAFALDFLSHEHE; encoded by the coding sequence ATGCCGATCAGCCCCAACCGAAAGCTCGTCGTCCTCGACCGGGACGGCGTGATCAACGTCGATTCGGATGCGTTCATCAAGACGCCCGACGAATGGATCGCGCTGCCCGGCAGTCTCGAGGCGATCGCCCGGCTCAACCACGCAGGTTATCGCGTGGTCGTCGCGACCAACCAGTCCGGCATCGGTCGCGGGCTGTTCGACATGGCCACGTTGAACGAGATGCACCTGAAAATGCATCGCGCGGCGGCCGCGGTCGGCGCGCGCATCGACGCCGTGTTCTTCTGCCCGCACACGGCCGAGGATCACTGCGACTGCCGCAAGCCGAAACCCGGCATGATGCAGATGATCGCCGAGCGCTTCGAGATCGATCCCGATCACACGCCGGTCGTCGGCGATTCGCTGCGCGACCTGCAGGCCGGCGTCGCGGTCGGCTTCAAGCCGCACCTCGTGCTGACCGGCAAGGGCAAGAAGACGCTCGCCGCGGGCAACCTGCCGCCCGGCACGAAGGTGCATGACGACCTGCGCGCATTCGCGCTCGATTTCCTTTCACACGAACACGAGTGA
- the lnt gene encoding apolipoprotein N-acyltransferase, protein MDDPIPSRPAGGLLAPAPGRALPRWHYPAALLAGAANTLSFAPTPHGGWLQLVVFVWFFAQLTRTSSWRGAALTGGAFGFGNFISGIWWLYISMHVYGEMAAPLAGGALVLFALYLSLYPAFSAGLWSFCAGHAWHRRTPDPRPFSPTWHGAFAFASAWAFSEWLRGTLFTGFPWLASGYPQVDGPFAGFAPVVGVYGIAWVLALFAALVVQALAAARPSPARDPGPGSAGGNARVRIAAPAGVAVALIAAGLGLSQVTWTVPANAPLTVRLLQGNVKQDIKFEQEGIDAAIKMYQQMIIEKPADLIVTPETAIAVMIQELPEPFAVAIRKFSDTTSSAVLFGAVGASVTEDGHYVDYTNSLYGVTPNSRDIYHYDKHHLVPFGEFIPWGFRWFVNLMKMPLGDFARGAPVQKPFLVHNQPVMADICYEDLFGEEIAATIRDNPQPPGVLVNVTNLAWFGDTIALDQHLQIARMRSLETGRPMLRSTNTGMTAAIDAHGRVLGQLKPFTIGSLDVRIEGTSGFTPYVTSGNNIVLAVSFVLLAFGFTFGPGLRRRNGRKTGDDQPE, encoded by the coding sequence CCGGCGCCGCCAATACGCTCAGCTTCGCACCGACGCCGCATGGCGGCTGGCTGCAACTCGTCGTATTCGTCTGGTTTTTCGCGCAACTGACGCGCACGTCGAGCTGGCGCGGCGCCGCGCTCACCGGCGGCGCGTTCGGCTTCGGCAACTTCATCAGCGGCATCTGGTGGCTCTACATCAGCATGCACGTGTACGGCGAGATGGCCGCGCCGCTCGCGGGCGGCGCGCTCGTGCTGTTCGCGCTGTACCTGTCGCTGTATCCGGCGTTCTCGGCCGGGCTGTGGTCGTTCTGCGCGGGTCATGCGTGGCATCGCCGCACCCCTGATCCGCGTCCGTTCTCGCCGACCTGGCACGGCGCGTTCGCGTTCGCGAGCGCGTGGGCCTTCAGCGAATGGCTGCGCGGCACGCTGTTCACCGGCTTTCCGTGGCTCGCCAGCGGCTACCCGCAGGTCGACGGCCCGTTCGCAGGCTTCGCGCCGGTGGTCGGCGTGTACGGGATCGCATGGGTGCTCGCGCTGTTCGCCGCGCTGGTCGTGCAGGCGCTCGCCGCCGCACGCCCGTCGCCCGCGCGTGACCCCGGCCCCGGCAGTGCGGGCGGCAACGCGCGCGTGCGCATCGCCGCACCGGCCGGCGTGGCGGTCGCGCTCATCGCGGCCGGCCTCGGGCTGTCGCAGGTCACGTGGACGGTGCCCGCGAATGCACCGCTCACCGTGCGGCTGCTGCAGGGCAACGTGAAGCAGGACATCAAGTTCGAGCAGGAAGGCATCGACGCGGCGATCAAGATGTACCAGCAGATGATCATCGAGAAGCCGGCCGACCTGATCGTCACGCCGGAGACCGCGATCGCGGTGATGATCCAGGAGCTGCCCGAGCCGTTCGCCGTCGCGATCCGCAAGTTCAGCGACACGACGAGTTCGGCCGTGCTGTTCGGCGCGGTCGGCGCGTCGGTGACCGAGGACGGCCACTACGTCGACTATACGAACAGCCTGTACGGCGTGACGCCGAACTCGCGCGACATCTATCACTACGACAAGCACCATCTCGTGCCCTTCGGCGAATTCATCCCGTGGGGCTTCCGGTGGTTCGTCAACCTGATGAAGATGCCGCTCGGCGATTTCGCGCGCGGCGCGCCGGTGCAGAAGCCGTTCCTCGTGCACAACCAGCCGGTGATGGCCGACATCTGCTACGAGGACTTGTTCGGCGAGGAAATCGCCGCGACGATCCGCGACAACCCGCAGCCGCCGGGCGTGCTCGTCAACGTAACGAACCTCGCGTGGTTCGGCGACACGATCGCGCTCGACCAGCACCTGCAGATCGCGCGGATGCGCTCGCTCGAAACGGGCCGGCCGATGCTGCGTTCGACCAACACGGGGATGACGGCCGCGATCGATGCGCACGGGCGCGTACTCGGCCAGCTGAAGCCGTTCACGATCGGTTCGCTGGATGTGCGGATCGAAGGCACGAGCGGCTTCACGCCTTACGTGACGAGCGGCAACAACATCGTGCTCGCGGTGTCGTTCGTGCTGCTGGCGTTCGGCTTCACGTTCGGGCCGGGGCTGCGCCGGCGCAACGGCCGGAAGACCGGCGACGACCAGCCCGAATGA
- the rsmA gene encoding 16S rRNA (adenine(1518)-N(6)/adenine(1519)-N(6))-dimethyltransferase RsmA → MSNSRQHQGHFARKRFGQNFLVDHGVIDSIVSTIGPARGQRMVEIGPGLGALTGPLIERLSTPESPLHAVELDRDLIGRLQQRFGALLELHAGDALAFDFRSLAAPGDKPSLRIVGNLPYNISSPLLFHLMTFADAVIDQHFMLQNEVVERMVAEPGTKAFSRLSVMLQYRYVMEKMLDVPPESFQPPPKVDSAIVRMIPYEPHELPDVDPVLLGEIVTAAFSQRRKMLRNTLGDYRETIDFEGLGFDLARRAEDVSVAEYVGVAQALAAVRKAG, encoded by the coding sequence ATGTCGAACAGCAGACAGCACCAAGGCCACTTCGCGCGCAAGCGCTTCGGGCAGAACTTCCTCGTCGATCACGGCGTGATCGATTCGATCGTGTCGACGATTGGCCCCGCGCGCGGTCAGCGTATGGTCGAGATCGGCCCCGGGCTCGGCGCACTGACCGGGCCGCTGATCGAGCGTCTCTCGACGCCCGAGTCGCCGCTGCACGCGGTCGAGCTCGACCGTGACCTGATCGGCCGCCTGCAGCAGCGCTTCGGTGCGCTGCTCGAACTGCACGCGGGCGACGCGCTCGCGTTCGACTTCCGTTCGCTCGCGGCGCCCGGCGACAAGCCGTCGCTGCGGATCGTCGGCAACCTGCCGTACAACATTTCCAGCCCGCTGCTGTTTCACCTGATGACGTTCGCCGATGCAGTCATCGACCAGCATTTCATGCTGCAGAACGAAGTCGTCGAACGGATGGTTGCGGAGCCGGGCACGAAGGCGTTTTCGCGGCTGTCGGTGATGCTTCAGTACCGCTACGTGATGGAAAAGATGCTCGACGTGCCGCCGGAATCGTTCCAGCCGCCGCCGAAGGTCGATTCGGCGATCGTCCGGATGATTCCGTACGAGCCGCACGAACTGCCGGACGTCGATCCCGTGCTGCTCGGTGAAATCGTCACCGCCGCGTTTTCGCAGCGCCGCAAGATGCTGCGCAACACGCTCGGCGATTATCGCGAGACGATCGATTTCGAAGGGCTCGGCTTCGATCTCGCGCGCCGTGCGGAGGACGTGAGCGTGGCTGAATACGTCGGCGTCGCGCAGGCGCTCGCGGCGGTGCGCAAGGCCGGTTGA
- the pdxA gene encoding 4-hydroxythreonine-4-phosphate dehydrogenase PdxA, whose translation MTTPALQIAITTGEPAGVGPELTVQALRDAAQRWPDAHFTVLGDVALLDARAAAVGADRAVLAGGAQVSVAHHALAVPARAGTLDAANGRYVLGLLDTAIDGALAGRYDAIVTAPLQKSTINDAGVPFTGHTEYLAERTHTPRVVMMLAGTGDKPLRVALATTHLPLKDVSAALTIDGLVETLAIIDRDLRRDFGLAAPRILVTGLNPHAGENGYLGREEIDVISPALARANAQRIDARGPYPADTLFQPRHLADADCVLAMFHDQGLPVLKYATFGEGINVTLGLPIIRTSVDHGTALDLAGTGRADPGSMIAALDTAVTMARHRRAA comes from the coding sequence ATGACCACGCCCGCGCTGCAGATCGCGATCACGACCGGCGAACCCGCGGGGGTTGGCCCGGAGCTGACCGTGCAGGCGCTGCGTGACGCGGCGCAGCGCTGGCCCGACGCACATTTCACCGTGCTCGGCGATGTGGCGCTGCTCGACGCGCGCGCCGCGGCCGTCGGCGCCGACCGCGCCGTGCTGGCCGGCGGTGCGCAGGTGTCGGTCGCGCACCACGCGCTGGCCGTCCCCGCGCGGGCGGGCACGCTGGACGCCGCGAACGGCCGCTACGTGCTCGGGTTGCTCGACACGGCGATCGACGGCGCGCTGGCCGGCCGGTACGACGCGATCGTGACCGCGCCGCTGCAGAAGAGCACGATCAACGATGCGGGCGTGCCGTTTACCGGCCATACCGAATACCTGGCAGAGCGTACGCACACGCCGCGTGTCGTGATGATGCTGGCGGGCACCGGCGACAAGCCGCTGCGCGTCGCGCTCGCGACGACGCACCTGCCGCTGAAGGATGTCTCCGCCGCGCTGACGATCGACGGGCTCGTCGAGACGCTGGCGATCATCGATCGCGACCTGCGGCGCGACTTCGGTCTCGCCGCGCCGCGCATCCTCGTGACGGGCCTGAACCCGCATGCGGGCGAGAACGGTTATCTCGGCCGCGAGGAAATCGACGTGATCTCGCCGGCGCTGGCCCGTGCGAACGCGCAGCGCATCGACGCGCGCGGCCCGTATCCGGCCGACACGCTGTTTCAGCCACGCCATCTGGCCGATGCCGATTGCGTGCTCGCGATGTTCCATGACCAGGGCCTGCCCGTGCTGAAGTATGCGACGTTCGGCGAGGGCATCAACGTGACGCTCGGGCTGCCGATCATCCGTACGTCGGTCGATCATGGCACCGCGCTCGACCTGGCCGGCACGGGCCGTGCCGATCCGGGCAGCATGATTGCCGCGCTCGATACGGCCGTCACGATGGCGCGCCATCGCCGCGCGGCCTGA
- a CDS encoding M48 family metallopeptidase, with protein MKQRPRPRPAVVALDHRQMDLPLFDGPAAAPSAPATPPAPPEASPTAPPAPGPAPDRSRVRTFALDSRVLEYRLKRSARRTIGFTIDGSGLSITAPRWVTLADIEAAISEKQRWIFAKLAEWKTRTEQRALPQIDWRDGAQLPYLGKTVTIALGAGAVSFDADALRLSLPLSVQADMQQIKDRVQGWLQGEAKRIFGERLPVYAEKLGVTYSMYALSSAATRWGSCSSDGKIRLNWRLIHFPMSIIDYVVAHELSHLREMNHSPAFWQTVESIFPEFREARHTLKHHPPELLPSL; from the coding sequence ATGAAACAGCGTCCGCGGCCACGGCCTGCCGTCGTGGCTCTCGATCATCGCCAGATGGATCTGCCGCTCTTCGACGGGCCGGCCGCCGCACCGTCGGCGCCCGCCACGCCGCCGGCGCCGCCTGAAGCCTCCCCTACGGCTCCGCCCGCTCCGGGCCCGGCACCCGACCGTTCGCGCGTGCGTACGTTCGCGCTCGACAGCCGCGTGCTCGAATACCGGCTGAAACGTTCGGCACGCCGTACGATCGGCTTCACGATCGACGGCAGCGGGTTGTCGATCACCGCGCCGCGCTGGGTCACGCTCGCCGACATCGAAGCGGCGATCTCCGAGAAGCAACGCTGGATCTTCGCGAAGCTCGCGGAGTGGAAAACGCGCACCGAACAGCGCGCGCTGCCGCAGATCGACTGGCGCGACGGCGCGCAGCTCCCGTATCTCGGCAAGACGGTGACGATCGCGCTCGGCGCGGGCGCCGTCTCGTTCGACGCCGATGCGCTGCGTCTGTCGCTGCCGCTGTCCGTGCAGGCCGACATGCAGCAGATCAAGGATCGCGTGCAGGGCTGGCTGCAGGGCGAAGCGAAACGCATCTTCGGCGAACGCCTCCCGGTCTACGCCGAAAAACTCGGCGTCACGTATTCGATGTATGCGCTGTCGTCGGCCGCGACGCGCTGGGGCAGCTGTTCAAGCGATGGCAAGATCCGCCTGAACTGGCGGCTGATCCATTTTCCGATGTCGATCATCGACTACGTCGTCGCGCACGAGCTGTCGCACCTGCGCGAGATGAACCACAGCCCGGCCTTCTGGCAGACCGTCGAATCGATCTTCCCCGAGTTCCGCGAAGCGCGGCACACGCTCAAGCATCACCCGCCCGAGCTGCTGCCGTCGCTTTGA
- the gloA gene encoding lactoylglutathione lyase: MRLLHTMLRVGDLDRSIKFYTELLGMKLLRREDYPEGKFTLAFVGYEDESTGTVIELTHNWDTPSYDLGNGFGHLAVAVEDAYAACEKIKAQGGKVTREAGPMKHGTTVIAFVEDPDGYKIEFIQKK, translated from the coding sequence ATGCGTTTGCTGCATACGATGCTGCGAGTCGGCGATCTCGACCGCTCGATCAAGTTCTACACCGAATTGCTCGGCATGAAGCTGCTGCGTCGCGAGGACTATCCGGAAGGCAAGTTCACGCTCGCGTTCGTCGGCTACGAAGACGAGAGCACCGGCACCGTGATCGAGCTGACCCATAACTGGGATACGCCGTCCTACGATCTCGGCAACGGCTTCGGCCATCTGGCCGTGGCGGTCGAGGATGCGTACGCCGCGTGCGAGAAGATCAAGGCGCAAGGCGGCAAGGTCACGCGCGAAGCGGGCCCGATGAAGCACGGCACGACCGTGATCGCCTTCGTCGAGGATCCGGACGGCTACAAGATCGAGTTCATCCAGAAGAAGTGA
- a CDS encoding DMT family transporter, with amino-acid sequence MTTLAAAPVRRALDLRAVGLMLLLCAIWGFQQVAIKSTNAAIAPMFQAGLRSVIAAGLLWGWARTRGTPLFQADGTFGAGLAAGALFAGEFICVFFGLTLTSASHMAIFLYTAPCFTALGLHLFAPGERLQRTQWAGVGLAFAGIALAFADGFLKPRAPGASVLAGLAGDALGILGGAMWAATTVVVRSTALARASASKTLFYQLAVSAVVLVALAALFGQVSFAHVTPIAVASLAYQSVIVAFVSYLSWFWLLTRYSASRLSVFTFLSPLFGVAFGVLLLGESVGWRFMSAAALVLTGIALVNAPPRRRV; translated from the coding sequence ATGACCACCCTCGCCGCCGCCCCCGTGCGCCGCGCGCTCGACCTGCGCGCCGTCGGCCTGATGTTGCTGCTGTGCGCGATCTGGGGTTTCCAGCAGGTCGCGATCAAGAGCACGAATGCCGCGATCGCGCCGATGTTCCAGGCCGGGCTGCGCTCGGTGATCGCGGCAGGGCTGCTGTGGGGCTGGGCCCGCACGCGCGGCACGCCGCTGTTCCAGGCCGACGGCACGTTCGGTGCGGGCCTCGCGGCCGGCGCGCTGTTTGCCGGTGAATTCATCTGCGTGTTCTTCGGGCTCACGCTGACGAGCGCATCGCACATGGCGATCTTCCTGTACACGGCGCCGTGCTTCACCGCACTCGGTCTGCACCTGTTCGCACCGGGCGAACGGTTGCAGCGCACGCAATGGGCCGGCGTCGGTCTCGCGTTCGCCGGCATCGCGCTCGCGTTCGCGGACGGCTTCCTGAAGCCTCGCGCGCCCGGCGCATCGGTACTGGCCGGGCTGGCCGGCGACGCGCTCGGGATTCTCGGCGGCGCGATGTGGGCCGCGACGACGGTCGTCGTGCGCTCGACGGCACTCGCGCGGGCGAGCGCGAGCAAGACGCTGTTCTACCAGCTCGCGGTGTCGGCGGTCGTGCTGGTCGCACTCGCCGCGCTGTTCGGGCAGGTGTCGTTCGCGCACGTGACGCCGATCGCGGTCGCAAGCCTCGCGTACCAGTCGGTGATCGTCGCGTTCGTCAGCTACCTGTCGTGGTTCTGGCTGCTGACGCGCTACAGCGCGTCGCGGCTGTCGGTCTTCACGTTCCTGTCGCCGCTGTTCGGCGTCGCGTTCGGCGTGCTGCTGCTCGGCGAATCGGTCGGCTGGCGCTTCATGTCCGCCGCCGCGCTCGTGCTGACCGGCATCGCGCTCGTCAACGCGCCGCCGCGCAGGCGGGTGTGA
- the glyS gene encoding glycine--tRNA ligase subunit beta, with protein MTHNHPAPLLVELLTEELPPKALARLGDAFAEGIAQRLAARDLVEGELVFERYATPRRLAVVVQNVRAVAPEKQVREKVLPVSVALDAQGKPTAPLAKKLAALGHPNLSIADLERAQDGKAEAFFINYSAAGATLADGLQAALDEALAKLPIPKFMTYQRPDGSDVKFVRPVHRLTVLHDDRVVPVTAFGVDAGDTTLGHRFLSDGLVAIQHARAYADTLRDKGRVIAHFVDRRETIRTQLNEHANGDTVVMPESLLDEVTSLVEWPVVYPCRFEDEYLQVPQECLILTMQTNQKYFALTDVAGKLRSRFLIVSNIETKTPGEIIEGNERVVRPRLADAKFFFEQDKKKPLAERVPQLANVVYHNKLGSALARVERLEALAGEIAPAIGADAAHAKRAARLAKADLLTDMVGEFPELQGTMGTYYARHDGEADDVALACAEHYQPRFSGDALPTTPVSTAVALADKLETIVGIWGIGLAPTGEKDPFALRRHALGVLRLLLEKQLPLDLVSLLRTAHARFEGVPGVAESTDAIFAFFMDRLRGLLRERGYTAGEIDAVLSLNPTRVDDLVARLDAVREFTRLAEAEALAAANKRISNILKKSEGGASGTVQPSLLVEAAEKALHEQLAAVTPHVQSQLEARAYTGALSALAALRAPVDTFFNDVMVNAEDPALRANRLALLSALHQQMNCVADISKLAA; from the coding sequence ATGACGCACAATCATCCCGCCCCCCTGCTCGTCGAACTGCTGACCGAAGAGCTGCCGCCGAAGGCCCTCGCGCGCCTCGGCGACGCATTCGCCGAAGGTATCGCGCAACGCCTCGCGGCGCGCGACCTCGTCGAAGGCGAACTCGTGTTCGAACGCTACGCCACGCCGCGCCGCCTCGCCGTCGTCGTGCAGAACGTGCGCGCCGTTGCGCCTGAAAAGCAGGTCCGCGAAAAAGTCCTGCCGGTGTCGGTCGCACTCGACGCGCAAGGCAAGCCGACGGCCCCGCTCGCGAAGAAGCTCGCGGCGCTCGGCCACCCGAACCTGTCGATCGCCGATCTCGAGCGCGCGCAGGACGGCAAGGCCGAAGCCTTCTTCATCAATTATTCGGCGGCCGGCGCCACGCTCGCGGACGGCCTGCAGGCCGCGCTCGACGAAGCGCTCGCGAAGCTGCCGATCCCGAAGTTCATGACGTACCAGCGCCCGGACGGCTCCGACGTGAAGTTCGTGCGCCCGGTGCATCGCCTGACGGTGCTGCACGACGACCGCGTCGTGCCCGTCACCGCGTTCGGCGTCGATGCCGGCGACACCACGCTCGGCCACCGCTTCCTGTCCGACGGCCTCGTCGCGATCCAGCATGCGCGCGCGTACGCCGACACGCTGCGCGACAAGGGCCGCGTGATCGCGCACTTCGTCGATCGCCGCGAAACGATTCGCACGCAGCTGAACGAACACGCGAACGGCGACACGGTCGTGATGCCCGAATCGCTGCTCGACGAAGTGACGTCGCTGGTCGAATGGCCGGTCGTCTACCCGTGCCGCTTCGAGGACGAATACCTGCAGGTTCCGCAGGAATGCCTGATCCTCACGATGCAGACGAACCAGAAGTATTTCGCGCTGACCGACGTCGCCGGCAAGCTGCGTTCGCGCTTCCTGATCGTGTCGAACATCGAGACGAAGACGCCGGGCGAGATCATCGAAGGCAACGAGCGCGTCGTGCGCCCGCGCCTCGCCGATGCGAAGTTCTTCTTCGAGCAGGACAAGAAGAAGCCGCTCGCCGAGCGCGTACCGCAGCTCGCGAACGTCGTGTATCACAACAAGCTCGGTTCGGCGCTCGCGCGCGTCGAGCGCCTCGAGGCGCTGGCCGGCGAGATCGCGCCCGCGATCGGCGCCGACGCCGCCCACGCGAAGCGCGCCGCGCGCCTCGCGAAGGCCGACCTGCTGACCGACATGGTCGGCGAGTTCCCGGAACTGCAGGGCACGATGGGCACGTACTACGCGCGCCACGACGGCGAAGCCGACGACGTCGCGCTCGCGTGCGCCGAGCACTACCAGCCGCGCTTCTCGGGCGACGCGCTGCCGACCACGCCCGTGTCGACCGCCGTCGCGCTGGCCGACAAGCTCGAAACGATCGTCGGCATCTGGGGCATCGGCCTCGCGCCGACCGGCGAGAAGGATCCGTTCGCGCTGCGCCGCCACGCGCTCGGCGTGCTGCGCCTGCTGCTCGAGAAGCAGCTGCCGCTCGATCTCGTGTCGTTGCTGCGCACGGCCCACGCGCGCTTCGAGGGCGTGCCGGGCGTCGCCGAGTCGACCGATGCGATCTTCGCGTTCTTCATGGATCGCCTGCGCGGACTGCTGCGCGAGCGCGGCTATACGGCCGGTGAAATCGACGCGGTGCTGAGCCTGAACCCGACGCGCGTCGACGATCTCGTCGCCCGCCTCGACGCGGTGCGCGAATTCACGCGCCTTGCGGAAGCCGAAGCGCTCGCGGCCGCGAACAAGCGGATCTCGAACATCCTGAAGAAGTCGGAAGGCGGCGCGAGCGGCACGGTGCAGCCGTCACTGCTCGTCGAAGCCGCCGAGAAGGCGCTGCACGAACAGCTCGCGGCCGTGACGCCACACGTGCAATCGCAGCTCGAGGCGCGTGCGTACACGGGCGCGTTGTCGGCGCTCGCCGCGCTGCGCGCACCGGTCGATACGTTCTTCAACGACGTGATGGTCAACGCGGAAGACCCCGCACTGCGCGCCAACCGGCTCGCACTGCTGTCCGCGCTGCACCAGCAGATGAACTGCGTCGCCGACATCTCGAAGCTCGCCGCATAA